One genomic region from Nitrospira sp. encodes:
- a CDS encoding RNA-binding protein produces the protein MGSKLYVGGLPYAATESQLTTLFAAHGTVESARVIADKFTGQSRGFGFVEMSTPEEAKAAITALNGSQMDGRPLTVNEAKPQEPRTGGGGGGGGRFGGGGGEKRGRF, from the coding sequence ATGGGTTCAAAACTTTATGTCGGCGGGTTGCCGTATGCGGCAACTGAATCACAGCTCACCACCTTGTTCGCCGCGCACGGCACAGTCGAATCTGCGCGCGTGATCGCGGACAAGTTTACGGGACAATCACGGGGCTTCGGCTTCGTCGAGATGTCGACACCAGAAGAAGCCAAGGCAGCTATTACTGCATTGAACGGCTCACAGATGGATGGACGCCCGTTGACGGTCAACGAAGCTAAGCCCCAAGAACCGCGCACGGGCGGCGGTGGCGGCGGCGGCGGTCGTTTCGGCGGCGGCGGCGGCGAGAAGCGCGGCCGGTTCTAG